The following DNA comes from Pseudomonas marginalis.
TCTTCACTTTAGCGTTGAGATCAACCGAGGCCAGTACCTTGGGGTCAAACCTGGTCAGGTTACCCAGATCAATTTTAGGCGGCGTTGCGGTAAGGCCATCGATCGCTGATTGGAAGGCGCTGCCCAATTGGCCGACCGCCTTGAGTTCCTCGTCGGTCAGGCTGCCCCCTTCCACCGTTGCCTGCACGCCCAGGCCGTCGCTCTGGCTGGACAGGCTGAAGGTGACGGTCTTGCCGCTGGCGGTCTTGATACTGAGGCTGACCAAGTTGTCGGCGCTGCTGTGCAGCAGCGTCTGGTCGACTTTGATCTCACCAGCATTTTGCGCGCGGTCGGCGCTCGCGTAGAGCACAGACTGAGAAATGTTCGTACCGCTCTTGGCGAACAGCTCCACAAGGCCGGCGCCCAGGCCATTGAAGCGATTGGCTGTCGACAATGAATTGAAATTGGTATTGATCGCCTTGCTGAGGGCGTCCTGGCTGTCGCTCTCCCACGCTCGCACGACCTCCTGGCCAGGCAGTTGGCCGCGACGCGAGTAGGTGTCGGCAAGCGTATCAGACATCACATTGCCCAGGCTGACGACCGAAGAGGGTCGTACAACGGCGGTAGAGGTGGTCTGCGCAAGACCGACGGTGGAAGGTTCAGCAGGCCGGATAACCAATGTATTGACGGAGCTGATAGGCGAAAGCGTAGTCATGACGATCCCTGTCTTGAGTTGAACTGCCTTGATTAAATCCAACCAGCCCGGCACAGGGCAAGCGATAAAAACAGTAATAGCACATTGACTCTCCCCCTGGCAGGAGGGTTTACGCTCCCCGCCGTCAAAAATCACCTCAAGCAAATCCCCGTCAGGGCCACTGCTCATACCCTTCATTTATGCGTTATAGGGAAATAACCTTTGAACAATCCACTGGACTTGGACAGCGTCATCACCACCACCCGCGAAATCCTCGCGCAGCTATTGGTGATGGACCTCGCAGAGGTCGATGAGCACAGCAGCATCGTGGAGGATCTGAATGCCGACTCCCTGGATATCGTCGACCTGAGTTTTCAGCTTGGCCGTAACTATGGCTGCACGCTGCCTAAAACCAGCGTGCTGGACCATGCGGTAGCCGTGTTTGGCGACGTCAGCGAACTGGTCGAAAAAGGCCGTATCACCCAAGCTGGGGTAGCGCTCCTGGAGCAGAGCCTGAGCGCATTTGCACCCGGGCAACTGCGCGCCGGCATGCAGCCGGCGGACGTGTTCGCGGCCACGACGGTGCGTAACTGGGCCGTGCAATGCTACCGGATGTTCGACCACCTGCCCGCGACCTGCCCTGAATGCAATGCCGACCAGGCGCGTCTGAATGAGCGTCGCCAGGTGGTGTGCGGCGGTTGCAGCGCGCGCTTGACGCCGATGGAAGGCGACGACATTTCTCGCCATCTGGTTGAGCAGTTTGCCGCGTCCCGCTTGCCGGAAGCGGTCTAGGAGTTCTGCATGGGGCCGCGAGAGGTTTTAGTCACGGGCTATGGGTTGGTAGCGCCCACGGCACTGGACGCTGCAACGCTGTTTGCGCAGATCGGCGCAAAGCGTTCGTGCATTCGCCAACACCCGGTGTTTGCCGAGTTGGGTTTTGCGGCGAGCGCCGCGGGTTACATTGACCCCGTTCAATGGCAAGCCATCAGCGCACAAGTGGCGACGGGTGACACAACCCTGCCGCGCCAGAGCCTGCTCGCCGAGTTCGTGGCCAGGCAGGCGCTGCAGCAGGCAGGCCTGGTTCGCGCCGACTTCGCCCGCGTGCCCAGCGGCGTGTTCCTCGGCGCCAACAAGCATTGTGTAAGCCGTGACCTGCAAGAGGCCAGCCGTTATATGGACGACGTCGGCAGCGTCGACCTGGATCGCTACCTGGACAACCACACCCTGGTGGGCGGCCCATTCGCTCGTCGGATCGACCAGCAGACGGTGCACATCGCCCGCCTGCTCGGCATTCGCGACCATATCAGCACCCACTCCGATGCCTGCGCGGCCGGCACCATGGCAATCGGCGCCGCGTTTCGCGCCATTGAGCGCGGTGACATCGACCTGGCCCTATGTGGCGCCGTCGAGTTGATGGCCCATGAACTGTCGTATTACAGCTTCGACGGCCTGGGCGCCATTTGCCAACGTGCCGACCTCGCGCCCGAACAACAGAGCCGCCCGTTCATGAACGACCGTTGCGGGTTCGTCCTCAGCGAGGGCGCGGCGATGATCGTGCTGGAGTCCAGGGAACATGCCGAGCGCCGCAAGGCCACGCCAATCGGCCGCGTCCTGGGTTACGCCAACTATTGCGAAGCGCAGAAGATCACCTCCAGCAGCCGCGATGGCAGCCATTACGCCCATTGCATGAAGGCAGCACTCGCCCATGCAGGCCTGGGCTGCGACGCGGTGGATCACGTCAATACCCATGGCACGTCGACCCAGGCCAATGATCGCAGTGAAGCCCTGGCGATTGCGCAGGTATTCGGCACCGGCGTAAGCACGATGACCTTCACAGCCAACAAATCGGCGATCGGCCACTCCCTTGCGGCCAGCGGCGCGATCGAGGCGGTGCTGTCACTGATGAGCCTGCAACAGGGCGTGCTGCTACCCACCCTTAACTATGACCCGGCAAACGCCGAGTTCCCTGAGTTGAATTTCCTGACCGAAACGCAGCGCCAGCCCATCGATGTGGTGCTGTCCAATTCGTTCGGTTTCGGTGGCGTCAACAGTTCGCTGGTTTTGGGAAAAGCATGAGATGAACAGCCTTCAAGCAAAACCCGTCTACCTGATCGCCGCTTCGGTGTTCAACCACGCCGGCACTGAGTGCACCGACTTGCACGGCCCGGTGCAGGCGGCACAACCGCTGGATTTTGCCCCGGACCAGCTGGCGTACCCCGTGAGCGTACCGCGCTTGCCGACCACGGTGTTCGACCGCAAGATTCAACGCAGTGTCGAACCTCAGGGCGCTCGGCTGCTGTACTGCGCCGGGCAGATTGCCGGCCCGTTGAAGGACTTGCAGCTGCCTGGCGAGCGGGTGGCGCTGATGGCTGCCATCCCGGAAGTGGACGGCCCCAGTTCCTGCTGGGAGGCCGTGCAGGCCATCGCCGAGCAACCGGATGCGCTGCTCGCGCAACTGTTTGCCTATACCCCGCCGCTGCACGCCCTGATGATGCTCAACAGCAGCGTCATGGCCTATGTCGCCGAAGCGTTGCACTGCCATGGTCCGATGGGCGGTTTCTGCTCACAGAGTAATGCCGGGGTCGACGCGCTGATCGAGGCCTTCGAACATATCGCCGAGGGGCGTGCCGATGCAGGGGTCGTGGTCAGCAGTAGCCCGAATCTCTCGCCGGCCCTGTACCTGCGCGACACCACCGAACGCCCTCCTCTCGCGACCCCGGACGTTTACGGCGAAGGCGCCGCAGCGCTGTTGCTGACCGCCTGCCCTCCTGCAAACGGTGCACGCGCCCTGCGCATCGCCGGCTTCGCCCGTGGCTACAGCGCCTCGCCCGAACGTTCCCACGCCGTGGCGAGCAAGGTCATCCAACAGACATTAAGCAGAGAAAAACTGGGTTTGCGCGACGTAGCCCATATTGTCGCCGCGCCTGACACCCCATCCCTGGCGCGTCTACTCACAGACACCCAGGCGATTCTCCACAGCTGCCAGCCCATGACCGGCAACCTGGGCGCCAGCGCCCTGCTGACTGAAATTGCCCTGGCCCTTCACGATCAACACGATGGCTACACGCTGCTGCTCAATCACAGCCGTACGGGCCATTGGGGCGCCGTATTACTGGTCAATGAAGCCATGGAGAAACAGGCATGAGTCCACCAAGGATTGTGATCACCGGCCTGGGTGCCGTGACCGGTTTCGGTTTCGAATGGCAAACCATGTGGGCGCAGATGCTGCTCGGTGAGCACTGCATCCGCCCCTGGCAGCCCGAAGGCGTGGCCGACGGCACCTTCCCGGTGCGCTACGCGGCGCCGGTGGACACCCGCCAACTACCGGACTACCTGCAAGGTCACCGCGCCTGGCAGACGCCCCTGGAAAAACGCAGCCAGTTGGGTTGGGTGGCGGCCAGCCAAGCCATCAGCGACAGCGGCCTGAGCCCCGCGCAGTTGCGGGATGCCGCCGTGCTGTGTGCTTCCGGCGCACCGGCGCACAAGATCCAGGACATGCTGCTGACCGTCGCCGATGAGCCGAATGCCCCTCCGGCCTGGCGCTACTTGATGGCCAAGGCTGAGCAGGTCGATGCCGCCCACTCGTTGTGCCAGAGCAACGACCGCCTGGCCCGGGTGATCGCCGACGACATCGGTTGCGAAGGCCCGGTGATCAACATCAGCAGCGCCTGTGCCGGGGCTTCCCAGGCCATCGGCAACGCATTCCAGATGATCCGCCGGGGAGAAGTCGACGTCGCTATCGCTGGCGGCGCCGATTCGGTGCTGAGCCTGGACACCATGACCGCGCTTTACCTATTGGGTGCGGCGAGCAGCGAGCAACGCTGGGGCACCGGGCTTTGCCGCCCGTTCGATCGCCATCGCAGCGGTCTGGTTGCCGGTGAGGGCGCAGGTTTTGTGGTGCTCGAAACCCTCGAGCGGGCACTTGCCCGTGGCGCCGTGCCCTATGCCGAAGTGCTGGGTTTCGGCAGCAGCCTGGACGGCTATAAGGTCACCGCGCCCGACCCGCAAGGGCGAGGCGCCGCCCTGGCGATGCAGACCGCCTTGCACGACGCCGGCATCCGCCCGCAACAGGTGGACCTGA
Coding sequences within:
- a CDS encoding acyl carrier protein is translated as MNNPLDLDSVITTTREILAQLLVMDLAEVDEHSSIVEDLNADSLDIVDLSFQLGRNYGCTLPKTSVLDHAVAVFGDVSELVEKGRITQAGVALLEQSLSAFAPGQLRAGMQPADVFAATTVRNWAVQCYRMFDHLPATCPECNADQARLNERRQVVCGGCSARLTPMEGDDISRHLVEQFAASRLPEAV
- a CDS encoding beta-ketoacyl-[acyl-carrier-protein] synthase family protein: MGPREVLVTGYGLVAPTALDAATLFAQIGAKRSCIRQHPVFAELGFAASAAGYIDPVQWQAISAQVATGDTTLPRQSLLAEFVARQALQQAGLVRADFARVPSGVFLGANKHCVSRDLQEASRYMDDVGSVDLDRYLDNHTLVGGPFARRIDQQTVHIARLLGIRDHISTHSDACAAGTMAIGAAFRAIERGDIDLALCGAVELMAHELSYYSFDGLGAICQRADLAPEQQSRPFMNDRCGFVLSEGAAMIVLESREHAERRKATPIGRVLGYANYCEAQKITSSSRDGSHYAHCMKAALAHAGLGCDAVDHVNTHGTSTQANDRSEALAIAQVFGTGVSTMTFTANKSAIGHSLAASGAIEAVLSLMSLQQGVLLPTLNYDPANAEFPELNFLTETQRQPIDVVLSNSFGFGGVNSSLVLGKA
- a CDS encoding beta-ketoacyl synthase — protein: MNSLQAKPVYLIAASVFNHAGTECTDLHGPVQAAQPLDFAPDQLAYPVSVPRLPTTVFDRKIQRSVEPQGARLLYCAGQIAGPLKDLQLPGERVALMAAIPEVDGPSSCWEAVQAIAEQPDALLAQLFAYTPPLHALMMLNSSVMAYVAEALHCHGPMGGFCSQSNAGVDALIEAFEHIAEGRADAGVVVSSSPNLSPALYLRDTTERPPLATPDVYGEGAAALLLTACPPANGARALRIAGFARGYSASPERSHAVASKVIQQTLSREKLGLRDVAHIVAAPDTPSLARLLTDTQAILHSCQPMTGNLGASALLTEIALALHDQHDGYTLLLNHSRTGHWGAVLLVNEAMEKQA
- a CDS encoding beta-ketoacyl-[acyl-carrier-protein] synthase family protein gives rise to the protein MSPPRIVITGLGAVTGFGFEWQTMWAQMLLGEHCIRPWQPEGVADGTFPVRYAAPVDTRQLPDYLQGHRAWQTPLEKRSQLGWVAASQAISDSGLSPAQLRDAAVLCASGAPAHKIQDMLLTVADEPNAPPAWRYLMAKAEQVDAAHSLCQSNDRLARVIADDIGCEGPVINISSACAGASQAIGNAFQMIRRGEVDVAIAGGADSVLSLDTMTALYLLGAASSEQRWGTGLCRPFDRHRSGLVAGEGAGFVVLETLERALARGAVPYAEVLGFGSSLDGYKVTAPDPQGRGAALAMQTALHDAGIRPQQVDLINAHGTSTPLNDAAETLAIKSVFAQDEHYRRLAMSANKSQFGHLIAAAGAPELIVTALACQQDRITPTLNLHSAADDCDLDYCAHQTVNRRVDVALSNSFGFGGLNTCLVLGKYQEHAQ